The window AAGGTCTGCCCTTGGTGAGACATCATGCAATCGACCGACGTCACGCTGCGACCGGAAGAGTTTCGGACGATCGCGCATCGCATCGAGGACGCGCTTCGCGTGGCGATCGTGGGCCAGGAGGAGGTCGTGCGCGGCGTCCTCACCGCGATCCTCGCCGGCGGACACGTCCTGCTGGAAGGCGCCCCGGGCCTGGGCAAGACCCTCCTGGTCCGAACCCTGGGCGAGGCCCTTCACCTGGACTTCAGCCGAATTCAGTTCACTCCGGATTTGATGCCGGCCGACGTGACCGGCACGACGCTGATTCTCGAGGACGACGCCGGCCGCAAGTCCTTCCAGTTTCAGCCGGGGCCGATCTTCGCCCACCTCCTCCTGGCCGACGAGATCAACCGGGCGACGCCCAAGACCCAGGCCGCGTTGCTCGAGGCGATGCAGGAGCACCACGTCACGATCTCGCGCACGACCTACCCGCTTCCGGAGCCTTTTCTCGTCCTGGCGACGCAGAACCCGATCGAGATGGAGGGGACCTATCCGCTTCCGGAGGCGCAGCTCGACCGCTTCCTGTTCAAGCTGCGCGTCGCCTTTCCCGCGCTCGACGAGCTGCGCGAGATCGCGGAGCGCACCACGGGGCCGGAGACGCCCGGCGCCCGCCGCGTCGTCGACGGCGCGGCGCTGCGCGGCCTGCAGGCGTTCGCGCGCGAGGTCCCGGTCGCCTCCCACGTGCAGGAGTACGCGGCGCGTTTGGTGCTGGCGACCCATCCCGGACCGGAGGGCGCGACCGAAACGGCGCGCCGGTTCGTGCGGTACGGCGCGAGTCCTCGCGGGCTGCAGGCGCTGATCCGCGCCGGCAAGGTCCGCGCGCTCGCGCAGGGCCGCGCCCACGTGGCGACCGAAGATTTGCAGGCGCTCGCCGTCCCGTCGCTGCGCCACCGGATTCTCTTGAACTTCGAGGGCGAAGCCCAGGGCGTCGATGCCGAGCGTGTCATCGAGGACGCGATCCGCCATACGGACGCGCGGACGGCCCCGACGGTCAACGCCTGATCGGCGCCGCCGCATGTTCTCCCACCGTCCGCTGCCCGAGCCCGCGTCGCCGCCTGCCGGCCGCTCCGCGGCCGGCGACCATGTGTCTGACGCCGCGGGGGCACCCGCCGCGGCCGCGCCGCGGGATCAGGCCGGGCTGCTCGATCCGGCGTTTCTTCAGCGGCTCGAAGCGCTCAGCCTCGTCAGCCGGCGCCGCGTGCGGGGACGGCAGCGCGGCGAGCGGCGCAGCCTGGTGCGGGGGCGCGGCATCGAGTTCGACGACTACCGCGCGTACGAGCCCGGCGACGATTACCGCTACATCGACTGGAACATCGCCTCCCGCCTCGACCGCCTGTTCGTCAAGTTGTTCAGCGAGGAAGAGGATCTCGACGTCCACCTGCTGATCGACACGAGCCGGTCGATGGCCGCGGGCGCGCCGAGCAAGCTGCTCCTGGCCAAGCAACTCGCCGCCGCGATCGGCTACATCGGCCTCGTCAACCTCGATCGCGTCGAGGTCGGCGTCTTCTCCTCCGGCCCCGGCCCGCGGTTGAGCCGGCTGCGCGGCCGCGGCCGCGCCTTCGACCTCCTGCGGTTTCTCGACGGCATCGCGCCGGAGGGCACGACCGACCTCGGCCTCGCGCTGCGGCGAACGCTCGACGAATCGCCCCGCCGCGGGCTGCTCGTCGTGATCTCCGACCTGCTCGATCCTCACGGCTATGAGGACGGCCTGCTGCGGGCGCGGCACCATGGGATGCAGACGTTCGTCATTCACGTCCTCGCCGAGGACGAACTCGCCCCGCGGCTGTCCGGCGAGCTGCGCCTCATCGACGCGGAAACGGGCCGGGCCGTGGAAGTGACGATCGACGCCGACGCCCTGCGGGCCTACGCCGAGGCGCGCGACGCCTACCTCGAGGGCATCCAGCAGTTCTGCTTCCGGCACGGCATTGACTATCTGCGGACGACCTCGACCGTGCCGGCCGACTCGCTCGTGCTGCGCTACCTCCGGCAGGGAGGGTTGGTGCGGTGACCTTCGGCGCGCCGGCCACGCTGTGGGCGCTCGCGGCGGTCCCGGTGCTGGTCGTGCTCTACCTGCTGCGGGTGCGGCGCCGGGAGCACGTCGTGAGCAGCGTGCTGCTGTGGGTGAAGTCGCAGCCGTCGTGGGCGGCGTTTCGTCCCTCGCGCCGCGTCGAGCGGAGCCTGCTGCTGCTGCTGCAAATCGTCGCCGCGGCCGGCATCGCAATGGCGCTCGCGCAGCCCGCGCTCCTCGGCTGGACGGCCGGGAATGGGGACGTGGTGCTGGTGCTGGACGGGTCGATGTCGATGCGCGCCCGGGATGTGGCCCCGACGCGATTCGATCGGGCTCGGGCCGAGGCGCGCGACGTGCTGGCGCGCCTCGGCCCGGGCCACCGCGCGGCCCTCGTGCTCGCCGCCGCGCATCCGCTCGTGCTCGTTCCGCCGACCGCCGACCGCCGCCGACTCGCCGCCGCGCTGGCCCAGGCGCAGCCGTGGGACGTGGCCGGCGACGTCCGCGGGGCCGTCGATCTGGCCGTACAGCTCGTGCCGGGACCGCGCGGACGGATCTTCGTTTGGACCGACGCCGCGCGATCGCCCGTGCCGGCGCTGCCGAACGTCACCACCCGCGTCCTCGGCGCGGCGGACGATAACACCGGCATCGTCGCCCTGCGCGTCGTGCGGGACGCGGAGACCGTCCAAGCCCTCGTGCGGGTGACCAACTTCGGCCGCGCGGCGGTGCGCGCGCCGCTGCGCGTGACGCGGGACGGCAGCCCGGTGTACGGCGAGACCCTCGCGCTGGCCGCGGGCGAAACGCGGACCGTCGTGTTCCCGGTGTCTGCCCCGCGGGGGGAGGCGGACGCCGGCGTGCTGCGCGCGCAGCTCGACGTGCGCGACGCGCTGCCCGACGACAAGACCGCGGACGCGCTCCTCGCGCCCGCTCCGCTGCCGTCCGTGCTGCTTGTCGGGCCGGACGATCCGCCGCTCGAGCGGCTGCTGCGCGTCGCGCCGGTCTCGCGGGCCGCGGTGACGCGGGAGACCGACCCCGCCGCGTGGCGCGGCTACGACGTGGTGATCCTCGACCGCGTGACGACCGGTGCCGTGCCGCCCGGCCGCTACCTGGCGATCGGGACTGTCCCGCCGAACCTGCCGGCCAATCCCTCCGGCGTCGTCGACGCGCCCGACATCGCGACATGGGACCGGCGCGATCCGGTGCTGCGGTTTGTCGACTTCGGGGACGTGCACGTCCGTCAAGCGCTGCGGCTCGCCCCCGAATCCGGGCACGTGCTCGCCGCGGGACCGTCGCCGCTCCTGTGGGCGTACGAGGGCCGGGGGTTGCGCGCGATCGTCCTCGCATTCGGTCTCGCGGACTCCGACCTTCCGCAGCACGTCGCGTTCCCGGTGCTGTTGGTGAACAGCCTCGCCTGGCTCGGCGGCGACGCCGCCGACCTCCACGCCGGGCAGACGCTGGAGGTACCGGCGGCGGGCGCGGATCGGGCGGTGCTGCGGCGGCCCGACGGGGCGCGCATCGACGTGGCGGCCCGGGATGGCGTGTTTTCGTTCGCGCTGCCGCGTGCCGGCGTGTACCGGCTGACCACACCGGCCGGCGAGCGGGCGGTGTCGGTGAGCGCCGGGTCCGAGGCCGCCGGCCTCATCGCCCCCGGCGTGTCCGGCGCCGCGTCACCCCCGCCGGTCCAGCAGGTGCTGGCCCGTCTCGCGCTCTGGCCTTGGCTCGTGCTGGGGGCCGTCGCGGTAGCGCTCGGCGAGTGGGCGCTCGCTACCCGGCGGCACGGCGGGGACGCCTGATGCCGCTCGTGACCTTCGCCCGGCCGCTCGCGCTGCTGTTGCTGCCGTGCGTGGTGCTGGTGCTGCGGTTGGGCGGCCGCCGCGCCGGCCGGCGGTGGCGCATCGCGTCCGCGCTGCGCGCGGCGATGGTGGCGCTGCTCGTGCTCGCAGCGGCCGGTCCGGCCGTGCGCGTGCCCGCCACCGGCGCGTCCGTCGTGTTGGCGGTGGACCGTTCCCTCAGTGTGACGGCGTCCGGCGCCGGGGACACGGAGACCGCGTTCGTGCGCGGCGCGCTCGCCCGCATGCGCACGCAGGACCGGGCCGGCGTGATCACGTTCGGCGGGCGGCCCGCGCTGCGGGTTCCCGTGGCGCCGCGCGTCGAGGCCGGCGATCTCGGGGTCGGGCCGGAGCCCGACGCGACCGACATCGGGGCCGCGCTCGATCTCGCGCGGAGCATCCTTCCCGCCGAAGGGACGCGGCGCATCGTACTGCTGAGCGACGGCGGCGAGAACAGCGGCGACGCCGCGGCGGCCGCGCGCGCGGCGGGCGCGGCGGGCATCCCGATCGATGTCGTGCCGCTCGGCGGCCCGCCGGCCGCGGACGTGCTGGTCGACGATGTGGTCGCGCCGCAGGAAGTCCGGCCCGGCGAACGGTACGAGGTTCGCGCAGTCTTGGAAGCCACGGCCGCCGCCTCGGCGACCGTCACCCTCCGCCGAAACGGCGTATCCAGCGCGGTTCGGCAGCTGTCGCTTGCGCCGGGCGAGACCGCGGTCCGCTTTCCCGAGATCGCGCTTACCCCGGGCCCGATCCGCTACACTGTCGACGTCGAGTCATCGCCGAGCGCGCTGGCCGGCAACAAGCACGGCGAGGTCCTGGTCGTGGTCCGCGGGCGGCCCCGCGTGTTGTTCGCCTCGGACGGAGGCCGGCCGCTCGCCGAGTGGCTCCGCCGGCAGGGGATGGACGTGGACGTGCGGTCGCCCGACGGGATCCCCGCGTCGCCGGGCGACCTCGCGCCCTACGCCGGCGTCGTGCTGGACGACGTACCGGCCACCGAGTTGAGCCGCACGCAGCAGGAAGCCCTGCGCACGTTTGTCGCCGCGGCCGGCGGCGGCCTCGCCGCGATCGGCGGGCCGCACAGCTTCGGGGTCGGTGGCTATGCCGGCACGCCGCTCGAGGCGGCGCTGCCCGTCAAGATGGACGTACGGCAGACCGCCACGCTGCCGACCGTCGCGATCGTGCTCGTGATCGACACCTCCGGCAGCATGGAAGCGTTCGGCACCGAGCTGGCCAAGGAAGAGCTGGCGAAGGAAGTCGCCGCGTCCGTCATCGACCATCTCGGCGAGCACGACCTGATCGGCGTGATCACGTTCGATCAGGAATATCGCTGGCTCGTGCCGATGACCGAGGCGCGGTTCCGGAGCCGCGTGCTCGAGGAGATCGCGAAGCTGCAGGCGGGCGGGGGCACCGTCATGTACCCGCCGCTCGAGGCGGCTCACACGGCGCTGCGGACCTCACCCGCGCGGCTCCGGCATGTGATCGTGGTGAGCGACGGGCTCACCGATCCCCCGCCGGCGGGCGCCAGTTTCCGTGCGCTGGCCACGGGCATGGCGCGAGACCGCGTCACCTTGAGCACGGTGGCGATCGGACACGACGCCGATCTCGCCCTCATGCGCAACCTCGCGGCGTGGGGGCTCGGCCGCACCTACTTTGCGAAGGATCTGTACGCGATCCCCGAGATCTTCACGACCGAGGCGTTCCTGGCCACGCGGTCGTACCTGATCGAAACCCGCTCGCCCCTCGGTCGCGGCGGCGCGGCGCCGACCCTGGCCGGCCTCTCCGCGCCGCCCCCGGTGGACGGCTACGTGGCCACGGTGCCGAAGCCTTCGGCCGACGTGGCGCTGTCGAGCCCGCGCCGCGATCCGGTGCTTGCGACCTGGCAGTACGGGCTCGGCCGCGCAGTCGCGTTTACGTCCGACGACGGCCTGCGATGGACCTCGGGGTGGGGGACCTGGCCGGACGCCGCGCGCTTCTGGTCACAGGCCGTGCGGTGGATGCTGCGTGACGAAGGCAGCGGCCTGTACGCCGAGACGACCGCCTCCGGCGGGGAGGGGCACGTCGTGCTCGACGTCCGGCGGCCCAACGGTGCGCCGTGGAGCGGTCTTGCCGTCACGGGGCGCGTCTCGGCGCCTGACGGCGCCGAGCGGCCGATCGCCCTCGCCGAGACGGTGCCGGGACGGTACGAAGGGGCCTGGCCCGCCGCGGCGCC of the bacterium genome contains:
- a CDS encoding DUF58 domain-containing protein — its product is MSDAAGAPAAAAPRDQAGLLDPAFLQRLEALSLVSRRRVRGRQRGERRSLVRGRGIEFDDYRAYEPGDDYRYIDWNIASRLDRLFVKLFSEEEDLDVHLLIDTSRSMAAGAPSKLLLAKQLAAAIGYIGLVNLDRVEVGVFSSGPGPRLSRLRGRGRAFDLLRFLDGIAPEGTTDLGLALRRTLDESPRRGLLVVISDLLDPHGYEDGLLRARHHGMQTFVIHVLAEDELAPRLSGELRLIDAETGRAVEVTIDADALRAYAEARDAYLEGIQQFCFRHGIDYLRTTSTVPADSLVLRYLRQGGLVR
- a CDS encoding AAA family ATPase, with product MQSTDVTLRPEEFRTIAHRIEDALRVAIVGQEEVVRGVLTAILAGGHVLLEGAPGLGKTLLVRTLGEALHLDFSRIQFTPDLMPADVTGTTLILEDDAGRKSFQFQPGPIFAHLLLADEINRATPKTQAALLEAMQEHHVTISRTTYPLPEPFLVLATQNPIEMEGTYPLPEAQLDRFLFKLRVAFPALDELREIAERTTGPETPGARRVVDGAALRGLQAFAREVPVASHVQEYAARLVLATHPGPEGATETARRFVRYGASPRGLQALIRAGKVRALAQGRAHVATEDLQALAVPSLRHRILLNFEGEAQGVDAERVIEDAIRHTDARTAPTVNA
- a CDS encoding VWA domain-containing protein, which encodes MTFGAPATLWALAAVPVLVVLYLLRVRRREHVVSSVLLWVKSQPSWAAFRPSRRVERSLLLLLQIVAAAGIAMALAQPALLGWTAGNGDVVLVLDGSMSMRARDVAPTRFDRARAEARDVLARLGPGHRAALVLAAAHPLVLVPPTADRRRLAAALAQAQPWDVAGDVRGAVDLAVQLVPGPRGRIFVWTDAARSPVPALPNVTTRVLGAADDNTGIVALRVVRDAETVQALVRVTNFGRAAVRAPLRVTRDGSPVYGETLALAAGETRTVVFPVSAPRGEADAGVLRAQLDVRDALPDDKTADALLAPAPLPSVLLVGPDDPPLERLLRVAPVSRAAVTRETDPAAWRGYDVVILDRVTTGAVPPGRYLAIGTVPPNLPANPSGVVDAPDIATWDRRDPVLRFVDFGDVHVRQALRLAPESGHVLAAGPSPLLWAYEGRGLRAIVLAFGLADSDLPQHVAFPVLLVNSLAWLGGDAADLHAGQTLEVPAAGADRAVLRRPDGARIDVAARDGVFSFALPRAGVYRLTTPAGERAVSVSAGSEAAGLIAPGVSGAASPPPVQQVLARLALWPWLVLGAVAVALGEWALATRRHGGDA
- a CDS encoding VWA domain-containing protein, with the protein product MPLVTFARPLALLLLPCVVLVLRLGGRRAGRRWRIASALRAAMVALLVLAAAGPAVRVPATGASVVLAVDRSLSVTASGAGDTETAFVRGALARMRTQDRAGVITFGGRPALRVPVAPRVEAGDLGVGPEPDATDIGAALDLARSILPAEGTRRIVLLSDGGENSGDAAAAARAAGAAGIPIDVVPLGGPPAADVLVDDVVAPQEVRPGERYEVRAVLEATAAASATVTLRRNGVSSAVRQLSLAPGETAVRFPEIALTPGPIRYTVDVESSPSALAGNKHGEVLVVVRGRPRVLFASDGGRPLAEWLRRQGMDVDVRSPDGIPASPGDLAPYAGVVLDDVPATELSRTQQEALRTFVAAAGGGLAAIGGPHSFGVGGYAGTPLEAALPVKMDVRQTATLPTVAIVLVIDTSGSMEAFGTELAKEELAKEVAASVIDHLGEHDLIGVITFDQEYRWLVPMTEARFRSRVLEEIAKLQAGGGTVMYPPLEAAHTALRTSPARLRHVIVVSDGLTDPPPAGASFRALATGMARDRVTLSTVAIGHDADLALMRNLAAWGLGRTYFAKDLYAIPEIFTTEAFLATRSYLIETRSPLGRGGAAPTLAGLSAPPPVDGYVATVPKPSADVALSSPRRDPVLATWQYGLGRAVAFTSDDGLRWTSGWGTWPDAARFWSQAVRWMLRDEGSGLYAETTASGGEGHVVLDVRRPNGAPWSGLAVTGRVSAPDGAERPIALAETVPGRYEGAWPAAAPGTYAVVVGARENAALVGTRIAGLIVPYSPELRPAPGGPALLSRIVETGGGAFLSDPADVFRPGPGSGSRDAWPPLVAVSLALLVTEVAVRRVPALAERLALAAGALTRWRGGPPGARAARAGDDAAYDAADRWAAEDAAHAEEDALRAASMEHAARLYIARLRGGRRS